The following nucleotide sequence is from Phaenicophaeus curvirostris isolate KB17595 chromosome 12, BPBGC_Pcur_1.0, whole genome shotgun sequence.
tAATTTCTAAAGGCGAGTGTAGAAATGTCTATTCATATTTAAGGCCATTTTTTGCAATACGAAATGTATGTCCTCTTGCTTTTAAAGCCAAATCTAAAATTGTTGTAAATCGAAATCTCTTCTACTGTCTTGGCTTCTTTCTAAATTGCCTGATAATTCCTTTTGAACAAGTAAACAAATAGGCCTGGCTGAAGGAACACTGCTAGTGAACTCTTAAGATTCTGCCAATAATGCTACTGCAGAAATAACCTCATAACATTTTTAACCTCATAATGGTATTTAAGTTTGCAGCGCATCACGCTGCACTCCTGCTCACTCAGCACTCTTGCCATAACAAGAGTTTCAGTGGCAAGACATCCAACTACAGACAACTAAAGAACTGCAAATACAAAGCTGCTTTAGAAAACCACCCCTTACCTTTGCCATCAGGTGGTATAAACACTTACCTGCTACCAGGTAGGATTATTTTGCTCCAGAAGCATTCAGAGCGCCTGTCTCTCAAGCTCTAGGACCATATTATGCTGGTCAGGTTTTTGGCACAGGAGATGAACacaaatcaaagaaataaaggGCAACTGCATACATTTGTATCTCTAGGACTTCTCCTTTAACTTTGGACAGGAGGACTCCTTCACAGGGTGCTCCTGActtcttcttctctttatttctcAGTTCACATGGATGACTCCAGGGTTAAAAATCGCACTGCAAGCCCAAGCGTCTTTTCAGCTGCTCTGTGACATTCAGGTCAGGGAGAACATAGGGGAAAAACACACTGAGCACATTCCAAGGCAGCTGAAGTCTCCCTTTAAGGGGGGGAAGATGATCTAATTGTAGGATGACACACAGTGTTGGGAACAAAAGAATTTTAGCTAACAGGGATTTTAAAACATAGAAAAAGAACACTGATGTTAAGGGGAACTGACCTATATCATCAGCACCAGAACCTTTTTGTCTGAATCATCTGATCCAGAAACTTGCAACTTGGTATTTTACAATACATACTgatcatgaaagaaaaacagatttgaaaattaaatgtgcatcttgaaagaaataaagagctACCATGCTGACATTTCAATTAATATGAAGTAATTTTAACATAAGATCTCTTAATGCCAACATCTTGCAAATTGTTTGAATCAATCAATATATCTAACTTAATCTGctcaaaatgaaaaagcttGATGCTTGACTCTCTTCTTGCTCAATCAGAGCTGAACATCAGGATTGCTTTATGCCAATTTTAACTTGGTTAAGTAAATAAAAGGGAAATCAGGCTCCAATACCTTTATCCAAACAGAAACCAGCAGGAGGAAGTATTAAGATGCTGTAAACATCTCCAACTGTGATAATtctaaaaaatacttttgaaataaatgttaatGAGTAGTAACATTCAAGTTTCATTTTCGCTATCTTATCTTGCACAAGTCTGTCCTGTATGCTTTGAATACCTAATATTTCCATTGGCACTTGTAATGCTggataaatatttcttcttgtaAAATTTGAACAGCAAGCTTCGTTTCAAGCTCACCATACACAAGAGGTTCCAAGTTAGATAAGCATCATCATCCCTACAGAAGTGGTAAAAAAGGCTCTACTTTGATAACTTGTTCAGTAAGATAAACACATTTCATCCTTTGAAAGATTTAACGTTACAGTAATTGGAATAATGACCAGAAAGGAAAGTGGCATGTGCTTAGCGCAAAAATTCTCAAAGTACAACAGAATGCGTCAAAAGTTTTAATTGTGATGATTTTGATACAGAAGCTGTGTAAATGACAGAGCCCTTCTATTGACTGTTAGAACAGTAATACACACATGATTGTCTTCAGGCCCCAGTACCTAAACAATACTGGAattaataataagaagaaaaagatctaGCTGATTTccagctggagaagaaagagaaatacagagCTGCATTCATGCTTTTTATGGGAAAGATTGCATAGCtggtttagaaagaaaatgtcttttcatGTCCTTAGTAGTAGTTCTGTGCTTCTTTGACTTCTTCATGGGTTACAGATGATCATATTCTTCCATTCAACATTATCAGCCCATAGAACGAGTAAAATGCAAGACCCTCTCTGAGAATAAGGACACAGTTTTAatatcttgggaagaaatgagTTGTATATGCAGATATCATATATAAAAGGCAAATGCTTCAAGTTTCATAAGGACATGACAATCCATAAAACATTGGTTGAAGGTAAGCACCAAACCCAGCAACTGCCATTTCAGTGACTGAAAGGCAAACCTGGGATGTGGTTGTCTTCAACACTGGGAGCTCGATCTTGACTGCAGTTCTTTCACCTAAGACAACTTCCATGCAAGATCCCCAGCTGTACAACACAGTGATAGAGGCATCTCATTATTTAAGGCCCACGCTTTCTTTCAAATACTCTTGAAAAGTCACCAAAGCTAATAATCCTGTCAatcttctttgcttttatttttttttgcgcTTTTTGGAGCAGTATTAGTTATTCACAAATATAAAAAACTATGTGAAAATACTTCAATAAAACTCtgattctatttaaaaaaaaaaagattaaaaaaaagaaagaaaaagaaatgaaaaaaaaaagaaaaaacataatgCAACAACCAACCATCTTTGCCAGAGTGCTTGGCCAGCAGTAAAGGTAAAAATGTGACTGTTCCAAATATCCTGCAGATCACATGAGATCACATGACACTTCTGTCTCTTAGTACTGAAATAATTCTCATCCACATTCTTCTGAGTTCTAAGAAGCCACAGAGGACAAAAGCCTCACAAGTGCCTGAGATTCAGAAAGGCTGGACtggcaaaacatttctgataaCACTGGCTCACAGAACCATCTTCAGATTCGTATGTGGAAAGTactgcaaaaggaaagaaaaagattaagaGATATCAACATACTCATTATTACACACAACATTTTCCTGGTACAAAAAGGAAAGTGCTGTGTAATGGATACGAATCCCTTCTCTTGCGCTTTCAGGAAGATTTAAACATTCTGGGAGAAATTTCTGTATTCTGAAAACATTAGTTCAGTGGGCAAAGCTCAGCACTGGATTAAATGAAGTATAAGTTGACCTATTAAGTATACAGCAGAGCTAAATGTTTCCCAGTTGcctacagcaaaagaaaaacttaaagGTTTGGAGTATTTGAGAGGCTGAAGAGTTCTGGATGTACAGTTTTTGGATTCTGTTTTACAAAAAGAACGCTCTAACATTTAGTTATTGATTTGAATCAGAAATTCACTGAAGGAAGCTCTGTGGTATGTATTTGGAGGAGATAAAACTTTCTTCACAGTGGTCCCCAGGAACTTCTTATCTAGGAATTTATTCCATCCAGATGATGCTGAAAGATATGCTGTAGCTGGCATACTCACCTAAGCATTGTGAAAGAAAGTATACACTGATGCACCAAGGTTCAGGAAAAGACCAGTGATAAACAGTGGGTTCACAACTCAGATAATGTCTAGAGCCCCATATTAATTCAAACTCTTGAAAATTTAAGTCCCACATATCTAGGGACTAAAAAATCCACAGTATTGCATGGGAAAACATCTTGGGCATGACTCTTGAAAACAAAGGTCCACCCAAATCCTCTTCACTGGAAGACAATTTATtggaattttttcctatttctatcAGAGGGCCATTTTGGCCTTCGGAGCTTGAGCTTCTTAGTAACAAGCAGCTGAAATAGTCTGTAAAGAATACTGACAAAATTATTCCCCTCCAGTTTTCTTGCTAAGCATCTCTTACCAATTCATCACTACCTCTAATTTTAGTCCTCAAGAACCAGGTAACCTGCATTTTGAGAGAGGTCTTACAAGATAAACATTTCCTCTAAGGGAGCTCTGTCACTTCAGCTTTAGGCAGGACTCTAGCTCAGACATCAACTGTCATGTGAGTAAAGGCCCACAAAGGTGTCAGGATATTGCATTCCCAAAGGcatctttttgtttctctgcctAGTCCTGGCAGCTCCCAGGCATTACCAACGCTATCTTCTCAAAGTCCATTTCACGACGTTATAGTAGGTCTCACCCTCAGGCATTCAAATAAGCTTAAGCTTCCAGGATGATTTATAGAACAATTTCCTGTGGAAAACGTAACCAGTCTTGTAGAACAGGACACTTAGCTAGTGCCAGTTCAGGGGGCGAATACTGCCATTAAACTACAAGCAGCTTTTAATGATAGCAATTCTGAGTGAAATAAAGCTACTGGGATCAAATTTTCTGAACTAGCAACTGTCATTATGATTTACAGCTTCCGGGATAACAGCCAAAGAGGTAGATATGTTTCTTCCCTGGCCAACgatttccagtgttttcttctaggcttaaaaaaaattcctcaagCAGAGCAGTGCAAATCAAAAGCAACAGACTATACTGTGTCTTCATTTGCTTGACAGCAGGACAAAGCTTGTGAAGGCTGTCTGTAGGCCATTAAACCTACACAGAGTCATTAAGTAAAGATATAAACGATGAGATAAAGAAAATCTGTCAATGCACCTTCAGTACTTGGTAGCCTGGTCCTTTGAGATTACTAGTATTGTCAGTGATCCCTCTCTCTCTATTTTCTCTTTACATAACCCATAACAAGCTCTATACTGTTCATTTCACCCTTCTTTTTAATCATCTTCTTGCCTTGTCAAGCACCCACTACTCGTATTTTTCTGCTCGTTTCCTCAGCTTCCAAAATCATCACAAACTTGGACAAGAAAACTAATCATTACAGTCATCCCAGTAGCTACAGTGGCAAATATTCCTTCCTGCTACTTTCTCAGGAAATTACTGGCTTGCACTGTGTCCCCAGCTAGGAATTCTCAGTCAGCACTTTGCAGGCCTCTACAACACAGCACTAAAGTCAGTCATGGCACAGCAAACTTCTGAAGCTACAGCTTCTGCTGAGTCTTCACATCTGCCTTCAATTCTTCACATTTGATCTCTGCTCTCCACCAGACCTGTAGGTACAGTACAGCCTTTTCATTGATTAAAGGAAACTCTACCTGAACCCAGCAGCTTTTATACAGATAACagtataaagaaaacattttcttagcTGGAAATACATGTAAAGAAAATATAGAATACCTACTCAGCTGAGCCTCAGTGTAATGATGATATGTATCTTGTTCTAAAAGAGTTTCCATTGATTCACTTGATCAGTCAAGGAACGCCTGATATGTTTCTAATGTACAAAAGAGATTCACATTGACTTTGTAGCATATCCTGTCGAGATGCTGATGTTTCTCTGGGCTCACAGAGATAATGTCCTCATGCTTTACTGTAGAATCATTTTGTTATAATGCTTTTCCTCAGAAATGAGGAAActacctggatgaaggcattgagtgcacccttagcaagcttGTGGATGACTctaagctgggtggaggtgtggatctgctggagggtagggagtgtgcccaggtggccaagaaggccggtggcatcttggcttgtatcagaaatggcgtggccagcaggtctagggaggttattctccctctgtacttggcactggtgagactgctcctcgagtactgtgttcagttctgggacccttgctacaagaaggatgggACCATGACCAGAGAAAGGCGATGAAGTCATCCTCTGGTCAGCTCTGTGGTAAAGTATTTAATGTCTGACATTTCTTTATATTACACTACCCAGTGATATCCTAAAGAAACACCCAGAAAATACGCAAGAGACTACCTTTTTCTTAAAGCAATACCTGAGGAAGTCCGGTGCTTTGGAAATCATGTTTTCAAAATCTGCAAATCCTAGTTTCCCATCACCATCCATGTCAGCTTCTTCTATGACTTTCTCACAAACCAGAgtgatttcttctgctgttaGCTCTTCTCGGGTCAGCTTATTGAGGGTTTTTTCCAAGTCTGATTTACAAATGAAGTTATCGGTGTTAAAATCTAAACAATAAAGGCACCAAAGAAAAGATTACCAACAACTCTTTAACTCATTTGCTTCAAACGAGAAAGGCATAGGAAAGCATCTCAATACAGTACCGTAGATCTTAAAGGCATAGATTGCTTTAAGCTCTCTGGGAGCCATTTCACTGAGCACAGAGAACATATCCACAAAATCATTGAAGCTGAGGCTCCCCTCTCCATCTTCTGAGAAAGATTCTACAATCCTTTCCCTGAAGGGATTCTCCTGTGAAAAACAGGtagatatatatagatatatattttagtatttggaagtaatttttccttccaCAATGCACCTAAAAATTTACATTTGTGTGCTTTAGCAGAAAGCATCAGCGCTGCACAGTCCCACTTCTTATCCAGATTTTCTCAGACACATTGTCATTCACTCTCTCTAAACTAATGCTCAGCTCATTTCTCTTGCGTGGAACACGCGCTTTATCAATGTAAGGGTAGAAGTTTTCCAAGTGTGGAGATCAATTGTGCAGTAGAATCTCCTAGAAATGTCTCATTTGCACTCTGACACACATCAATGTCCAAGTTCTGGTTGAGCTGACTACAAATTTCAGAGTTTTAAGTGAAATTTCACCTCCTGTTGAGATGTCTTTGCATCTGGCAGTTTGTGCTCCAGAACTACTCCCATGGTAGAAATTAGCTGGAGTGTGCTAAAAAGCAAATATCCGTCTAATGATAAACCATGTAAGTGCACG
It contains:
- the CIB2 gene encoding calcium and integrin-binding family member 2 isoform X2; this translates as MAPNVVPMDYTRDPDVKLPMQLIINMPELKENPFRERIVESFSEDGEGSLSFNDFVDMFSVLSEMAPRELKAIYAFKIYDFNTDNFICKSDLEKTLNKLTREELTAEEITLVCEKVIEEADMDGDGKLGFADFENMISKAPDFLSTFHIRI
- the CIB2 gene encoding calcium and integrin-binding family member 2 isoform X1; amino-acid sequence: MGNKQTIFTDEQLDAYQDCTFFTRKEILRLHGRYYEMAPNVVPMDYTRDPDVKLPMQLIINMPELKENPFRERIVESFSEDGEGSLSFNDFVDMFSVLSEMAPRELKAIYAFKIYDFNTDNFICKSDLEKTLNKLTREELTAEEITLVCEKVIEEADMDGDGKLGFADFENMISKAPDFLSTFHIRI